Proteins encoded within one genomic window of Manis pentadactyla isolate mManPen7 chromosome 4, mManPen7.hap1, whole genome shotgun sequence:
- the ARL16 gene encoding ADP-ribosylation factor-like protein 16 isoform X3, which translates to MCLLLGATGVGKTLLVKRLQKLSSSDGKGALGDAPPTRPTVGTNLTDIVAERKITIRELGGCMAPIWSSYYGDCHSLLFMVDASSPTQLSASCVQLLGLLSAEQLAEASVMILFNKTDLPCYMTVEEMKSLIRLPDIIACAKQNITTAEISARKGTGLSEVLRWLQDTHKTKS; encoded by the exons ATGTGTCTCTTGCTGGGGGCCACCGGCGTGGGAAAAACGTTGTTGGTGAAGCGGCTGCAGA AGCTGAGCTCCTCGGATGGGAAGGGCGCCCTGGGCGATGCTCCCCCGACGCGGCCCACG GTGGGCACCAACCTTACTGACATCGTGGCCGAGAGAAAGATCACCatccgggagctggggggctgCATGGCCCCCATCTGGTCTAGTTACTATGGAGATTGCCATTCTCTCCTG TTCATGGTGGACGCCTCCAGCCCCACCCAGCTCTCTGCATCGTGTGTGCAGCTCCTGGGTCTCCTTTCTGCAGAGCAGCTGGCGGAAGCATCTGTCATGATACTCTTCAATAAAAC TGACCTGCCCTGTTACATGACTGTAGAGGAAATGAAGTCATTAATCAGGCTCCCTGACATCATTGCTTGTGCCAAGCAGAACATCACCACGGCAGAAATCAGTGCTCGGAAAGGCACTGGCTTGTCAGAGGTTCTGCGCTGGCTCCAGGACACCCATAAGACCAAGAGTTGA
- the HGS gene encoding hepatocyte growth factor-regulated tyrosine kinase substrate isoform X1 gives MGRGSGTFERLLDKATSQLLLETDWESILQICDLIRQGDTQAKYAVSSIKKKVNDKNPHVALYALEVMESVVKNCGQTVHDEVANKQTMEELKELLKRQVEVNVRNKILYLIQAWAHAFRNEPKYKVVQDTYQIMKVEGHVFPEFKESDAMFAAERAPDWVDAEECHRCRVQFGVVTRKHHCRACGQIFCGKCSSRSSTIPKFGIEKEVRVCEPCFEQLNKKAEGKASTAELPPEYLTSPLSQQSQLPPKRDETALQEEEELQLALALSQSEAEEKERMRQKSAYAAYPKAEPVPVASSAPPASSLYSSPVNSSAPLAEDIEPELARYLNRNYWEKKQEEARKSPTPSAPVSLTEPTALPGEGHAAPSNTVENPLPETDSQPLTPSGGPFGEQQYQNGESEESHAQFLKALQNAVTTFVNRMKSNHVRGRSITNDSAVLSLFQSINGMHPHLLELLNQLDERRLYYEGLQDKLAQIRDARGALSALREEHREKLRRAAEEAERQRQIQLAQKLEVMRQKKQEYLEVQRQLAIQRLQEQEKERQMRLEQQKQTIQMRAQMPAFPLPYAQLQAMPAAGGVLYQPSGPASFPGTFSPAGSVEGSPMHTVYMSPPAPAASGPYPSMPGAGADPSMVSAYMYPAGAAGAQAAPQGPAGPTTSPAYSSYQPAATQGYQNAASQAPQSLPAISQPPQSSTMAYVGSQSVSMGYQPYGMQNLMTTLPSQDAPLPPPQQPYLSGQQPLYQQMAPSSGPPQQQPPVAQQPPAQGPPAQGSEAQLISFD, from the exons ATGGGGCGCGGCAGCGGCACCTTCGAGCGTCTCCTAG ACAAAGCGACCAGCCAGCTTCTGCTGGAGACTGACTGGGAGTCCATCCTCCAGATCTGTGACCTGATCCGCCAGGGGGACACGCA agcAAAATATGCTGTGAGTTCCATTAAGAAGAAAGTCAATGACAAGAACCCACATGTGGCCTTGTATGCCCTGGAG GTCATGGAGTCTGTGGTGAAGAACTGTGGCCAGACAGTTCATGACGAGGTAGCCAACAAGCAGACCATGGAGGAGCTGAAGGAGCTGCTGAAG AGGCAGGTAGAAGTGAACGTCCGAAACAAGATCCTGTACCTGATCCAGGCCTGGGCGCATGCCTTCCGGAATGAGCCCAAGTACAAAGTAGTCCAGGACACGTACCAGATCATGAAGGTGGAGG GACACGTCTTCCCAGAGTTCAAGGAGAGCGACGCCATGTTTGCTGCAGAGAGA GCACCTGACTGGGTAGATGCCGAGGAGTGCCACCGGTGCAGGGTGCAGTTTGGGGTGGTGACCCGCAAG CACCACTGCCGGGCCTGCGGCCAGATCTTCTGCGGCAAGTGCTCCTCCAGGTCCTCCACCATCCCCAAGTTCGGCATCGAGAAGGAGGTGCGCGTGTGCGAGCCCTGCTTCGAGCAGCTGAACAA GAAAGCAGAAGGAAAGGCCTCCACAGCGGAACTGCCCCCGGAGTACCTAACCAGCCCCCTGTCGCAGCAGTCCCAG CTGCCCCCCAAGAGGGACGAGACAGCcttgcaggaggaggaggagctgcagCTGGCCTTGGCCCTGTCACAGTCAGAGGCCGAGGAGAAGGAGAGGATG AGACAGAAGTCTGCGTATGCTGCGTACCCCAAGGCAGAGCCTGTGCCCGTGGCCTCCTCGGCACCCCCCGCCAGCAGCCTGTACTCGTCGCCAGTG AACTCATCGGCACCTCTGGCTGAGGACATTGAACCTGAG CTTGCCCGGTACCTCAACCGGAACTACTGGGAGAAGAAGCAGGAGGAAGCACGGAAGAGTCCCACCCCGTCTGCACCTGTGTCCCTCACGGAGCCTACTGCCCTGCCCGGGGAGGGGCACGCAGCGCCCTCAAACACGGTGGAG AATCCCCTCCCAGAGACAGATTCTCAGCCCCTGACCCCCTCTGGTGGCCCCTTTGGTGAG CAGCAGTACCAGAACGGGGAGTCGGAGGAGAGCCATGCACAGTTTCTGAAGGCTCTGCAGAACGCTGTCACCACCTTTGTCAACCGCATGAAGAGCAACCACGTGCGAGGCCGCAGCATCACCAACGACTCGGCCGTGCTCTCGCTCTTCCAGTCCATCAACGGCATGCACCCCCATCTGCTCGAGCTGCTCAACCAGCTGGATGAGCGCAGGT TGTACTACGAGGGGCTGCAGGACAAGCTGGCGCAGATCCGCGATGCCCGGGGGGCACTCAGCGCCCTGCGGGAGGAGCACCGGGAGAAGCTGCGCAGGGCGGCCGAGGAGGCCGAGCGCCAGCGCCAGATCCAGCTGGCCCAGAAGCTGGAGGTCATGCGCCAGAAGAAGCAG GAGTATCTGGAGGTGCAGAGGCAGCTGGCCATCCAGCGCCTGCAGGAACAAGAGAAAGAACGGCAGATGCGCCTGGAGCAGCAGAAGCAGACCATCCAGATGAGGGCCCAGATGCCCGCCTTCCCCCTGCCCTATGCCCAG CTCCAGGCCATGCCCGCAGCCGGAGGTGTGCTCTACCAGCCCTCTGGCCCTGCAAGCTTCCCCGGCACCTTCAGCCCAGCAGGCTCAGTGGAGGGCTCCCCCATGCACACCGTGTACATGAGCCCACCAGCACCGGCCGCCAGCGGGCCCTACCCCAGCATGCCTGGGGCTGGAGCAG ATCCCAGCATGGTGAGTGCCTACATGTACCCAGCAGGGGCCGCTGGCGCTCAGGCAGCCCCCCAGGGCCCGGCAGGGCCCACCACCAGCCCAGCCTACTCATCCTACCAGCCTGCTGCTACCCAGGGCTACCAG AATGCGGCCTCCCAGGCCCCACAGAGCCTGCCAGCCATCTCCCAGCCTCCACAGTCCAGCACCATGGCTTACGTGGGGAGCCAGTCGGTGTCCATGGGCTACCAGCCCTATGGCATGCAG AATCTCATGACCACCCTCCCCAGCCAAGATGCGCCTCTGCCGCCCCCGCAGCAGCCCTACCTCTCGGGGCAGCAGCCCCTGTATCAGCAG ATGGCACCCTCCAGTGGCCCTCCCCAGCAGCAGCCCCCCGTGGCCCAACAGCCGCCggcacaggggccaccagcacaGGGCAGTGAAGCCCAGCTCATCTCCTTCGACTGA
- the ARL16 gene encoding ADP-ribosylation factor-like protein 16 isoform X1 yields MCLLLGATGVGKTLLVGTNLTDIVAERKITIRELGGCMAPIWSSYYGDCHSLLFMVDASSPTQLSASCVQLLGLLSAEQLAEASVMILFNKTDLPCYMTVEEMKSLIRLPDIIACAKQNITTAEISARKGTGLSEVLRWLQDTHKTKS; encoded by the exons ATGTGTCTCTTGCTGGGGGCCACCGGCGTGGGAAAAACGTTGTTG GTGGGCACCAACCTTACTGACATCGTGGCCGAGAGAAAGATCACCatccgggagctggggggctgCATGGCCCCCATCTGGTCTAGTTACTATGGAGATTGCCATTCTCTCCTG TTCATGGTGGACGCCTCCAGCCCCACCCAGCTCTCTGCATCGTGTGTGCAGCTCCTGGGTCTCCTTTCTGCAGAGCAGCTGGCGGAAGCATCTGTCATGATACTCTTCAATAAAAC TGACCTGCCCTGTTACATGACTGTAGAGGAAATGAAGTCATTAATCAGGCTCCCTGACATCATTGCTTGTGCCAAGCAGAACATCACCACGGCAGAAATCAGTGCTCGGAAAGGCACTGGCTTGTCAGAGGTTCTGCGCTGGCTCCAGGACACCCATAAGACCAAGAGTTGA
- the SLC25A10 gene encoding mitochondrial dicarboxylate carrier, whose translation MATETRVSRWYFGGLASCGAACCTHPLDLLKVHLQTQQEVKLRMTGMALQVVRSDGILALYSGLSASLCRQMTYSLTRFAIYETVRDQVTKDSQGPLPFYKKVLLGSISGCIGGFVGTPADMVNVRMQNDVKLPQNQRRNYAHALDGLYRVAREEGLKRLFSGATMASSRGMLVTVGQLSCYDQAKQLVLSTGYLSDGIFTHLVASFIAGGCATFLCQPLDVLKTRLMNAKGEYQGVLHCAMDTAKLGPLAFYKGLFPAGIRLVPHTVLTFVFLEQLRKHFGTKVSP comes from the exons ATGGCGACCGAGACGCGTGTGTCGCGCTGGTACTTCGGGGGGCTGGCCTCCTGCGGGGCCGCCTGCTGCACGCACCCGCTGGACCTGCTCAAG GTGCATCTGCAGACGCAGCAGGAGGTGAAGCTGCGCATGACGGGCATGGCACTGCAGGTGGTGCGCTCCGACGGCATCCTGGCGCTCTACAGCGGCCTGAGCGCCTCCCTGTGCAGACAG ATGACCTACTCCCTGACACGGTTCGCCATCTACGAGACTGTGCGGGACCAAGTGACCAAGGACAGCCAGGGGCCCCTGCCTTTCTATAAGAAGGTGCTGCTGGGCTCCATCAGCG GTTGCATTGGAGGCTTCGTGGGGACCCCTGCAGATATGGTCAACGTCAG GATGCAGAATGACGTGAAGCTGCCCCAGAATCAGCGCCGAAA CTATGCCCACGCCCTGGACGGCCTGTACCGTGTGGCCCGAGAAG AAGGTCTGAAGAGGCTGTTCTCGGGCGCAACCATGGCATCCAGCCGAGGGATGCTTGTCACCGTGGGCCAG ctgtCCTGCTATGACCAGGCCAAGCAGCTGGTCCTCAGCACAGGGTACCTGTCCGACGGCATCTTCACTCACCTCGTGGCCAGCTTCATCGCA GGTGGGTGCGCTACGTTCCTGTGCCAGCCCCTAGATGTGCTCAAGACCCGCCTGATGAACGCCAAGGGCGAGTATCAG GGCGTTCTGCACTGCGCCATGGACACCGCGAAGCTGGGGCCACTGGCCTTCTACaag ggCCTCTTCCCTGCTGGCATCCGCCTCGTGCCCCACACCGTGCTCACGTTCGTGTTTTTGGAACAGCTTCGCAAACACTTCGGCACCAAGGTGTCGCCTTGA
- the MRPL12 gene encoding 39S ribosomal protein L12, mitochondrial yields MLPAAARPLWGPCLGLRGAALRLARVTICLNSGARQQVPCVCAVRLMRCSSHRRGEALAGAPLDNAPKEYPPKIQQLVQDIASLTLLEISDLNELLKKTLKIQDVGLMQMGGVMPGAASAAAAPEAAEEDIPKQKERSHFTIRLTEAKPVDKVKLIKEIKNYVQGINLVQAKKLVESLPQEIRANVAKAEAEKIKAALEAVGGTVVLE; encoded by the exons ATGCTGCCGGCGGCCGCTCGCCCCCTATGGGGGCCGTGTCTCGGCCTTCGGGGCGCCGCGCTCCGTCTCGCCAG GGTAACCATTTGTCTGAATAGTGGGGCAAGGCAACAGGTGCCCTGTGTCTGCGCGGTGAGGCTGATGAGGTGCAGCAGCCATCGAAGGGGGGAGGCCCTCGCTGGTGCACCACTGGATAACGCCCCAAAGGAGTACCCCCCTAAGATCCAGCAGCTGGTCCAGGACATTGCCAGCCTCACACTCCTAGAGATCTCAGACCTCAACGAGCTCCTGAAG AAAACGTTGAAGATCCAGGATGTCGGACTCATGCAGATGGGAGGTGTGATGCCCGGTGCTGCCTCTGCTGCAGCGGCCCCGGAG GCAGCAGAAGAAGACATCCCCAAACAGAAAGAACGGTCACATTTCACCATCCGCCTGACAGAGGCAAAGCCTGTGGACAAGGTGAAGCTGATCAAGGAAATCAAGAACTACGTCCAGGGCATAAACCTCGTCCAG GCCAAGAAGCTGGTGGAATCCCTGCCCCAGGAAATCAGAGCCAACGTGGCCAAGGCGGAGGCCGAGAAGATCAAGGCAGCCCTGGAGGCGGTGGGCGGCACTGTGGTTCTGGAGTAG
- the HGS gene encoding hepatocyte growth factor-regulated tyrosine kinase substrate isoform X2: MGRGSGTFERLLDKATSQLLLETDWESILQICDLIRQGDTQAKYAVSSIKKKVNDKNPHVALYALEVMESVVKNCGQTVHDEVANKQTMEELKELLKRQVEVNVRNKILYLIQAWAHAFRNEPKYKVVQDTYQIMKVEGHVFPEFKESDAMFAAERAPDWVDAEECHRCRVQFGVVTRKHHCRACGQIFCGKCSSRSSTIPKFGIEKEVRVCEPCFEQLNKKAEGKASTAELPPEYLTSPLSQQSQLPPKRDETALQEEEELQLALALSQSEAEEKERMRQKSAYAAYPKAEPVPVASSAPPASSLYSSPVNSSAPLAEDIEPELARYLNRNYWEKKQEEARKSPTPSAPVSLTEPTALPGEGHAAPSNTVENPLPETDSQPLTPSGGPFGEQYQNGESEESHAQFLKALQNAVTTFVNRMKSNHVRGRSITNDSAVLSLFQSINGMHPHLLELLNQLDERRLYYEGLQDKLAQIRDARGALSALREEHREKLRRAAEEAERQRQIQLAQKLEVMRQKKQEYLEVQRQLAIQRLQEQEKERQMRLEQQKQTIQMRAQMPAFPLPYAQLQAMPAAGGVLYQPSGPASFPGTFSPAGSVEGSPMHTVYMSPPAPAASGPYPSMPGAGADPSMVSAYMYPAGAAGAQAAPQGPAGPTTSPAYSSYQPAATQGYQNAASQAPQSLPAISQPPQSSTMAYVGSQSVSMGYQPYGMQNLMTTLPSQDAPLPPPQQPYLSGQQPLYQQMAPSSGPPQQQPPVAQQPPAQGPPAQGSEAQLISFD; encoded by the exons ATGGGGCGCGGCAGCGGCACCTTCGAGCGTCTCCTAG ACAAAGCGACCAGCCAGCTTCTGCTGGAGACTGACTGGGAGTCCATCCTCCAGATCTGTGACCTGATCCGCCAGGGGGACACGCA agcAAAATATGCTGTGAGTTCCATTAAGAAGAAAGTCAATGACAAGAACCCACATGTGGCCTTGTATGCCCTGGAG GTCATGGAGTCTGTGGTGAAGAACTGTGGCCAGACAGTTCATGACGAGGTAGCCAACAAGCAGACCATGGAGGAGCTGAAGGAGCTGCTGAAG AGGCAGGTAGAAGTGAACGTCCGAAACAAGATCCTGTACCTGATCCAGGCCTGGGCGCATGCCTTCCGGAATGAGCCCAAGTACAAAGTAGTCCAGGACACGTACCAGATCATGAAGGTGGAGG GACACGTCTTCCCAGAGTTCAAGGAGAGCGACGCCATGTTTGCTGCAGAGAGA GCACCTGACTGGGTAGATGCCGAGGAGTGCCACCGGTGCAGGGTGCAGTTTGGGGTGGTGACCCGCAAG CACCACTGCCGGGCCTGCGGCCAGATCTTCTGCGGCAAGTGCTCCTCCAGGTCCTCCACCATCCCCAAGTTCGGCATCGAGAAGGAGGTGCGCGTGTGCGAGCCCTGCTTCGAGCAGCTGAACAA GAAAGCAGAAGGAAAGGCCTCCACAGCGGAACTGCCCCCGGAGTACCTAACCAGCCCCCTGTCGCAGCAGTCCCAG CTGCCCCCCAAGAGGGACGAGACAGCcttgcaggaggaggaggagctgcagCTGGCCTTGGCCCTGTCACAGTCAGAGGCCGAGGAGAAGGAGAGGATG AGACAGAAGTCTGCGTATGCTGCGTACCCCAAGGCAGAGCCTGTGCCCGTGGCCTCCTCGGCACCCCCCGCCAGCAGCCTGTACTCGTCGCCAGTG AACTCATCGGCACCTCTGGCTGAGGACATTGAACCTGAG CTTGCCCGGTACCTCAACCGGAACTACTGGGAGAAGAAGCAGGAGGAAGCACGGAAGAGTCCCACCCCGTCTGCACCTGTGTCCCTCACGGAGCCTACTGCCCTGCCCGGGGAGGGGCACGCAGCGCCCTCAAACACGGTGGAG AATCCCCTCCCAGAGACAGATTCTCAGCCCCTGACCCCCTCTGGTGGCCCCTTTGGTGAG CAGTACCAGAACGGGGAGTCGGAGGAGAGCCATGCACAGTTTCTGAAGGCTCTGCAGAACGCTGTCACCACCTTTGTCAACCGCATGAAGAGCAACCACGTGCGAGGCCGCAGCATCACCAACGACTCGGCCGTGCTCTCGCTCTTCCAGTCCATCAACGGCATGCACCCCCATCTGCTCGAGCTGCTCAACCAGCTGGATGAGCGCAGGT TGTACTACGAGGGGCTGCAGGACAAGCTGGCGCAGATCCGCGATGCCCGGGGGGCACTCAGCGCCCTGCGGGAGGAGCACCGGGAGAAGCTGCGCAGGGCGGCCGAGGAGGCCGAGCGCCAGCGCCAGATCCAGCTGGCCCAGAAGCTGGAGGTCATGCGCCAGAAGAAGCAG GAGTATCTGGAGGTGCAGAGGCAGCTGGCCATCCAGCGCCTGCAGGAACAAGAGAAAGAACGGCAGATGCGCCTGGAGCAGCAGAAGCAGACCATCCAGATGAGGGCCCAGATGCCCGCCTTCCCCCTGCCCTATGCCCAG CTCCAGGCCATGCCCGCAGCCGGAGGTGTGCTCTACCAGCCCTCTGGCCCTGCAAGCTTCCCCGGCACCTTCAGCCCAGCAGGCTCAGTGGAGGGCTCCCCCATGCACACCGTGTACATGAGCCCACCAGCACCGGCCGCCAGCGGGCCCTACCCCAGCATGCCTGGGGCTGGAGCAG ATCCCAGCATGGTGAGTGCCTACATGTACCCAGCAGGGGCCGCTGGCGCTCAGGCAGCCCCCCAGGGCCCGGCAGGGCCCACCACCAGCCCAGCCTACTCATCCTACCAGCCTGCTGCTACCCAGGGCTACCAG AATGCGGCCTCCCAGGCCCCACAGAGCCTGCCAGCCATCTCCCAGCCTCCACAGTCCAGCACCATGGCTTACGTGGGGAGCCAGTCGGTGTCCATGGGCTACCAGCCCTATGGCATGCAG AATCTCATGACCACCCTCCCCAGCCAAGATGCGCCTCTGCCGCCCCCGCAGCAGCCCTACCTCTCGGGGCAGCAGCCCCTGTATCAGCAG ATGGCACCCTCCAGTGGCCCTCCCCAGCAGCAGCCCCCCGTGGCCCAACAGCCGCCggcacaggggccaccagcacaGGGCAGTGAAGCCCAGCTCATCTCCTTCGACTGA
- the ARL16 gene encoding ADP-ribosylation factor-like protein 16 isoform X2, producing the protein MSSLEVGTNLTDIVAERKITIRELGGCMAPIWSSYYGDCHSLLFMVDASSPTQLSASCVQLLGLLSAEQLAEASVMILFNKTDLPCYMTVEEMKSLIRLPDIIACAKQNITTAEISARKGTGLSEVLRWLQDTHKTKS; encoded by the exons ATGAGCAGCCTGGAG GTGGGCACCAACCTTACTGACATCGTGGCCGAGAGAAAGATCACCatccgggagctggggggctgCATGGCCCCCATCTGGTCTAGTTACTATGGAGATTGCCATTCTCTCCTG TTCATGGTGGACGCCTCCAGCCCCACCCAGCTCTCTGCATCGTGTGTGCAGCTCCTGGGTCTCCTTTCTGCAGAGCAGCTGGCGGAAGCATCTGTCATGATACTCTTCAATAAAAC TGACCTGCCCTGTTACATGACTGTAGAGGAAATGAAGTCATTAATCAGGCTCCCTGACATCATTGCTTGTGCCAAGCAGAACATCACCACGGCAGAAATCAGTGCTCGGAAAGGCACTGGCTTGTCAGAGGTTCTGCGCTGGCTCCAGGACACCCATAAGACCAAGAGTTGA
- the HGS gene encoding hepatocyte growth factor-regulated tyrosine kinase substrate isoform X3, which produces MGRGSGTFERLLDKATSQLLLETDWESILQICDLIRQGDTQAKYAVSSIKKKVNDKNPHVALYALEVMESVVKNCGQTVHDEVANKQTMEELKELLKRQVEVNVRNKILYLIQAWAHAFRNEPKYKVVQDTYQIMKVEGHVFPEFKESDAMFAAERAPDWVDAEECHRCRVQFGVVTRKHHCRACGQIFCGKCSSRSSTIPKFGIEKEVRVCEPCFEQLNKKAEGKASTAELPPEYLTSPLSQQSQLPPKRDETALQEEEELQLALALSQSEAEEKERMRQKSAYAAYPKAEPVPVASSAPPASSLYSSPVNSSAPLAEDIEPELARYLNRNYWEKKQEEARKSPTPSAPVSLTEPTALPGEGHAAPSNTVEQYQNGESEESHAQFLKALQNAVTTFVNRMKSNHVRGRSITNDSAVLSLFQSINGMHPHLLELLNQLDERRLYYEGLQDKLAQIRDARGALSALREEHREKLRRAAEEAERQRQIQLAQKLEVMRQKKQEYLEVQRQLAIQRLQEQEKERQMRLEQQKQTIQMRAQMPAFPLPYAQLQAMPAAGGVLYQPSGPASFPGTFSPAGSVEGSPMHTVYMSPPAPAASGPYPSMPGAGADPSMVSAYMYPAGAAGAQAAPQGPAGPTTSPAYSSYQPAATQGYQNAASQAPQSLPAISQPPQSSTMAYVGSQSVSMGYQPYGMQNLMTTLPSQDAPLPPPQQPYLSGQQPLYQQMAPSSGPPQQQPPVAQQPPAQGPPAQGSEAQLISFD; this is translated from the exons ATGGGGCGCGGCAGCGGCACCTTCGAGCGTCTCCTAG ACAAAGCGACCAGCCAGCTTCTGCTGGAGACTGACTGGGAGTCCATCCTCCAGATCTGTGACCTGATCCGCCAGGGGGACACGCA agcAAAATATGCTGTGAGTTCCATTAAGAAGAAAGTCAATGACAAGAACCCACATGTGGCCTTGTATGCCCTGGAG GTCATGGAGTCTGTGGTGAAGAACTGTGGCCAGACAGTTCATGACGAGGTAGCCAACAAGCAGACCATGGAGGAGCTGAAGGAGCTGCTGAAG AGGCAGGTAGAAGTGAACGTCCGAAACAAGATCCTGTACCTGATCCAGGCCTGGGCGCATGCCTTCCGGAATGAGCCCAAGTACAAAGTAGTCCAGGACACGTACCAGATCATGAAGGTGGAGG GACACGTCTTCCCAGAGTTCAAGGAGAGCGACGCCATGTTTGCTGCAGAGAGA GCACCTGACTGGGTAGATGCCGAGGAGTGCCACCGGTGCAGGGTGCAGTTTGGGGTGGTGACCCGCAAG CACCACTGCCGGGCCTGCGGCCAGATCTTCTGCGGCAAGTGCTCCTCCAGGTCCTCCACCATCCCCAAGTTCGGCATCGAGAAGGAGGTGCGCGTGTGCGAGCCCTGCTTCGAGCAGCTGAACAA GAAAGCAGAAGGAAAGGCCTCCACAGCGGAACTGCCCCCGGAGTACCTAACCAGCCCCCTGTCGCAGCAGTCCCAG CTGCCCCCCAAGAGGGACGAGACAGCcttgcaggaggaggaggagctgcagCTGGCCTTGGCCCTGTCACAGTCAGAGGCCGAGGAGAAGGAGAGGATG AGACAGAAGTCTGCGTATGCTGCGTACCCCAAGGCAGAGCCTGTGCCCGTGGCCTCCTCGGCACCCCCCGCCAGCAGCCTGTACTCGTCGCCAGTG AACTCATCGGCACCTCTGGCTGAGGACATTGAACCTGAG CTTGCCCGGTACCTCAACCGGAACTACTGGGAGAAGAAGCAGGAGGAAGCACGGAAGAGTCCCACCCCGTCTGCACCTGTGTCCCTCACGGAGCCTACTGCCCTGCCCGGGGAGGGGCACGCAGCGCCCTCAAACACGGTGGAG CAGTACCAGAACGGGGAGTCGGAGGAGAGCCATGCACAGTTTCTGAAGGCTCTGCAGAACGCTGTCACCACCTTTGTCAACCGCATGAAGAGCAACCACGTGCGAGGCCGCAGCATCACCAACGACTCGGCCGTGCTCTCGCTCTTCCAGTCCATCAACGGCATGCACCCCCATCTGCTCGAGCTGCTCAACCAGCTGGATGAGCGCAGGT TGTACTACGAGGGGCTGCAGGACAAGCTGGCGCAGATCCGCGATGCCCGGGGGGCACTCAGCGCCCTGCGGGAGGAGCACCGGGAGAAGCTGCGCAGGGCGGCCGAGGAGGCCGAGCGCCAGCGCCAGATCCAGCTGGCCCAGAAGCTGGAGGTCATGCGCCAGAAGAAGCAG GAGTATCTGGAGGTGCAGAGGCAGCTGGCCATCCAGCGCCTGCAGGAACAAGAGAAAGAACGGCAGATGCGCCTGGAGCAGCAGAAGCAGACCATCCAGATGAGGGCCCAGATGCCCGCCTTCCCCCTGCCCTATGCCCAG CTCCAGGCCATGCCCGCAGCCGGAGGTGTGCTCTACCAGCCCTCTGGCCCTGCAAGCTTCCCCGGCACCTTCAGCCCAGCAGGCTCAGTGGAGGGCTCCCCCATGCACACCGTGTACATGAGCCCACCAGCACCGGCCGCCAGCGGGCCCTACCCCAGCATGCCTGGGGCTGGAGCAG ATCCCAGCATGGTGAGTGCCTACATGTACCCAGCAGGGGCCGCTGGCGCTCAGGCAGCCCCCCAGGGCCCGGCAGGGCCCACCACCAGCCCAGCCTACTCATCCTACCAGCCTGCTGCTACCCAGGGCTACCAG AATGCGGCCTCCCAGGCCCCACAGAGCCTGCCAGCCATCTCCCAGCCTCCACAGTCCAGCACCATGGCTTACGTGGGGAGCCAGTCGGTGTCCATGGGCTACCAGCCCTATGGCATGCAG AATCTCATGACCACCCTCCCCAGCCAAGATGCGCCTCTGCCGCCCCCGCAGCAGCCCTACCTCTCGGGGCAGCAGCCCCTGTATCAGCAG ATGGCACCCTCCAGTGGCCCTCCCCAGCAGCAGCCCCCCGTGGCCCAACAGCCGCCggcacaggggccaccagcacaGGGCAGTGAAGCCCAGCTCATCTCCTTCGACTGA